Proteins encoded together in one Bradyrhizobium sp. CB82 window:
- a CDS encoding ParB-like protein, translating into MTNTREPRVHPVSILSLRPTQMTVGMREVKEKRRRWREQDQKKQADSLGRHMIPVVHGPDQRYYVIDHHHLARALHDEGVKDVLVTIVGDLRMVERDAFWGVMDNKRWVYPYDAKGGRRHFKDLPKSVADLKDDPFRSLAGELRRMGGFAKDTTPFSEFLWADFLRRKLSRKAVDANFDKALERALAAAKTKDAIYLPGWCGPASED; encoded by the coding sequence ATGACCAACACGCGCGAGCCCAGAGTGCATCCGGTGTCGATCCTGTCGCTGAGGCCGACGCAGATGACGGTCGGCATGCGCGAGGTCAAGGAGAAGCGCAGGCGCTGGCGAGAACAGGACCAGAAGAAGCAGGCGGACTCGCTGGGCAGGCACATGATCCCCGTGGTTCACGGGCCGGATCAGCGCTACTACGTCATCGACCATCATCATCTGGCCCGCGCGCTGCACGACGAGGGCGTCAAGGACGTCCTGGTCACCATCGTCGGCGACCTCAGGATGGTCGAGCGCGATGCCTTCTGGGGCGTGATGGACAACAAGCGCTGGGTCTACCCCTATGACGCGAAGGGGGGGCGGCGGCATTTCAAGGACCTGCCGAAATCGGTCGCCGATCTCAAGGACGATCCGTTCCGCAGCCTCGCCGGCGAGCTTCGCCGCATGGGCGGCTTCGCCAAGGACACCACGCCGTTTTCCGAATTCCTGTGGGCCGACTTTCTGCGTCGCAAGCTGTCGCGCAAGGCGGTCGATGCCAATTTCGACAAGGCACTGGAGAGGGCGCTGGCTGCCGCAAAGACCAAGGACGCAATCTATCTGCCAGGCTGGTGCGGACCGGCGTCGGAGGATTAG
- a CDS encoding GFA family protein — protein sequence MTERTGGCACGAIRFRITAPLMGVGVCHCTDCQKASGGGPNYVALAPITALEVTKGDAKLYSSKGGSGEDVGRGFCPDCGTSLWGLSPKVTFATIKLGALDHNSDLTPDLHLYTSSAQPWHLMHEGLPTFPKMPPSPPPGV from the coding sequence ATGACGGAACGTACGGGGGGATGCGCTTGTGGCGCGATCCGATTCAGGATCACGGCGCCGCTAATGGGTGTCGGGGTCTGCCACTGCACCGACTGTCAAAAAGCTTCCGGGGGCGGCCCAAACTACGTCGCGCTCGCGCCGATAACCGCCCTCGAAGTCACGAAGGGCGATGCAAAACTCTACTCCAGCAAGGGCGGTAGCGGCGAGGACGTCGGACGCGGCTTCTGTCCGGATTGCGGGACTTCGCTATGGGGCCTGTCACCGAAAGTAACGTTTGCGACCATTAAGCTGGGCGCGCTCGACCACAATTCAGACCTGACGCCGGATCTGCATCTCTATACATCGTCGGCACAGCCGTGGCACCTGATGCATGAGGGCCTGCCGACGTTTCCCAAGATGCCGCCATCTCCTCCGCCCGGAGTGTGA
- a CDS encoding MgtC/SapB family protein encodes MASLDWPEIVLRLGTATLAGCAIGLNRDLHGKPIGLKTLGIVGLSTATVVLLAVQFAEPGKISDAASRIIQGILTGIGFLGAGVIVHESRRFRVRGLTSAACTFLAACLGIACGVGEWLIVGTAFVLAFLILIVGNRAEHWLHRVLGGENEPHDAEQS; translated from the coding sequence ATCGCCTCGCTCGACTGGCCCGAGATCGTGCTGCGGCTCGGTACCGCCACGCTGGCGGGCTGCGCAATCGGCTTGAACCGCGACCTGCACGGCAAGCCGATCGGGCTGAAGACGCTCGGCATCGTCGGCCTGTCGACCGCGACCGTGGTGCTGCTCGCGGTCCAGTTTGCCGAGCCTGGCAAGATCTCGGACGCTGCAAGCCGCATCATCCAGGGCATTTTGACCGGCATCGGCTTTCTCGGCGCCGGCGTCATCGTCCACGAGAGCCGGCGGTTTCGCGTACGAGGCCTGACCAGCGCCGCCTGCACCTTCCTCGCCGCCTGCCTCGGGATCGCCTGCGGCGTCGGAGAGTGGCTGATCGTCGGCACGGCGTTTGTGCTGGCCTTCCTGATCCTCATCGTCGGCAACCGCGCCGAGCACTGGCTGCACCGCGTGCTCGGCGGCGAGAACGAGCCGCATGATGCGGAACAATCCTAA
- a CDS encoding peroxidase-related enzyme (This protein belongs to a clade of uncharacterized proteins related to peroxidases such as the alkylhydroperoxidase AhpD.), translating to MTKTAAQRFPAPALATLPEDIRTRLLAVQEKSGFVPNVFLTLAYRPDEFRAFFAYHDALMEKDSGLTKAEREMIVVATSAANQCQYCVIAHGAILRIRAKNPQIADQVAVNYRKADITPRQKAMLDFAMKVSADAQRVSEEDFAALAPHGFSDDDIWDIAAISAFFALSNRLANFTGMRPNDEFYLMGRLPKQ from the coding sequence ATGACAAAAACCGCCGCGCAACGCTTCCCCGCTCCCGCCCTCGCCACGCTGCCCGAGGACATCCGCACCCGCCTCCTCGCCGTGCAAGAGAAGAGCGGCTTCGTGCCGAACGTGTTCCTCACCCTGGCCTACCGGCCCGACGAGTTCCGCGCCTTCTTCGCCTACCATGACGCGCTGATGGAGAAGGACTCCGGCCTCACCAAGGCCGAGCGCGAGATGATCGTGGTGGCGACCTCGGCCGCCAACCAGTGCCAGTATTGCGTGATCGCGCACGGCGCGATCCTGCGCATCCGCGCCAAAAATCCGCAGATCGCCGACCAGGTCGCGGTGAACTACCGCAAGGCCGACATCACGCCGCGGCAGAAAGCGATGCTCGATTTCGCAATGAAAGTGTCAGCCGACGCGCAGCGGGTTTCCGAGGAGGATTTCGCCGCGCTCGCGCCTCACGGTTTCAGCGACGACGACATCTGGGACATCGCCGCGATCTCGGCATTCTTTGCGCTGTCGAACCGGCTCGCGAACTTCACGGGCATGCGACCGAACGACGAGTTTTACCTGATGGGGCGCCTGCCGAAGCAATGA
- a CDS encoding DUF87 domain-containing protein has product MTSFGRVISVRGSLARVGLLAEGRMPISEVRATVGRFVSIRCASSIIVAMITEVSCENLGHSDTYIAIASVDLLGEILNASDKAKFQRGVTNYPTIGDAVDLITSQELRTIYAPTGSDQINVGFLQQDRSVVAYVDVEEMLSKHFAVLGSTGVGKSTGVSLLLNEILKARPNLRIFLLDVHNEYGRCFGDHALVLNPRNLKLPFWLFNFEEIVDVLFGGRPGVPEELDILAEVIPIAKGVYTQYQNADRIGLKRIDPKQVGFTVDTPVPYRLVDLISLIDERMGKLENRSSRIVYHKLISRIEAVRNDPRYAFMFDNANVGGDTMAEVISHLFRLPANGKPMTVMQLAGFPAEVIDSVVSVLCRMAFDFGLWSDGVSPLLFVCEEAHRYASADRNIGFGPTRKAVSRIAKEGRKYGVYLGLITQRPAELDATIISQCNTLFTMRLANDRDQALLRAAVSDAAANLLSFVPSLGTREVLAFGEGVALPTRLRFKEVPPHQLPRGEATISSVPSVTAGHDMHFVGAVLERWRGATSQRDVPNDPVFSAPPAKMLSSLDAPMLQPSMGLDPDRFSLLKKPLR; this is encoded by the coding sequence GTGACATCCTTTGGACGCGTGATTTCGGTACGCGGATCGCTCGCCCGGGTCGGGCTTTTGGCGGAAGGCCGGATGCCGATTTCGGAAGTGCGCGCCACCGTCGGGCGCTTCGTCAGCATCCGCTGCGCCAGCTCGATCATCGTCGCCATGATCACAGAGGTCTCCTGCGAGAACCTGGGGCATTCCGATACCTATATCGCCATTGCCTCCGTCGACCTGCTCGGCGAGATCCTCAACGCCAGCGACAAGGCGAAATTCCAGCGCGGCGTCACCAACTATCCGACCATCGGCGATGCAGTCGACCTGATCACCAGCCAGGAGCTGCGCACGATCTACGCGCCGACGGGATCGGACCAGATCAACGTCGGCTTCCTGCAACAGGACCGTTCCGTCGTCGCCTATGTCGACGTCGAGGAAATGCTCTCCAAGCATTTTGCGGTGCTCGGCTCGACCGGCGTCGGCAAATCGACCGGCGTGTCGCTGCTGCTCAACGAGATCCTCAAGGCGCGCCCGAACCTGCGCATCTTCCTGCTCGACGTCCACAACGAATATGGCCGCTGCTTCGGCGACCACGCGCTGGTGCTCAACCCGCGAAACCTGAAGCTGCCGTTCTGGCTGTTCAATTTCGAGGAAATCGTCGACGTGCTGTTCGGCGGCCGGCCTGGCGTACCCGAAGAGCTCGACATCCTCGCGGAAGTCATCCCGATCGCCAAGGGCGTGTACACGCAGTATCAGAACGCCGACCGCATCGGCCTCAAGCGTATCGATCCCAAGCAGGTCGGCTTCACCGTCGACACGCCGGTGCCGTACCGCCTGGTCGATCTGATCTCGCTGATCGACGAGCGCATGGGCAAGCTGGAAAACCGCTCCTCGCGTATCGTTTATCACAAGCTGATCTCGCGTATCGAGGCAGTGCGCAACGATCCACGCTACGCCTTCATGTTCGACAATGCGAATGTGGGCGGGGACACCATGGCGGAGGTAATCAGTCATCTGTTCCGCCTGCCCGCCAACGGCAAGCCGATGACGGTCATGCAGCTCGCCGGTTTCCCGGCCGAGGTCATCGATTCCGTCGTCTCGGTGCTCTGCCGGATGGCCTTCGATTTCGGCCTGTGGAGCGACGGCGTCTCGCCGCTGCTGTTCGTCTGCGAGGAGGCGCACCGCTATGCATCCGCCGACCGCAACATCGGTTTCGGGCCGACCCGCAAGGCGGTGTCGCGCATCGCCAAGGAAGGCCGCAAATACGGCGTCTATCTCGGCCTCATCACCCAGCGTCCGGCCGAGCTCGACGCCACCATCATCTCCCAGTGCAACACGCTGTTCACGATGCGCCTGGCCAACGATCGCGACCAGGCGCTCTTGCGCGCCGCGGTGTCGGACGCCGCCGCCAACCTGCTCTCTTTCGTGCCCTCGCTCGGCACCCGCGAGGTGCTGGCGTTCGGCGAAGGCGTGGCGCTGCCGACGCGACTGCGCTTCAAGGAGGTGCCGCCGCATCAATTGCCGCGCGGCGAAGCGACCATCAGCAGCGTTCCCTCGGTCACCGCCGGTCACGACATGCATTTCGTCGGCGCCGTGCTCGAGCGCTGGCGCGGCGCCACCTCGCAGCGCGACGTGCCGAACGATCCGGTGTTCTCGGCGCCGCCTGCGAAAATGCTCTCCAGCCTCGACGCTCCGATGCTCCAGCCATCGATGGGGCTCGATCCCGACCGCTTCTCGCTGCTCAAGAAGCCGCTGCGGTAA
- a CDS encoding catechol 2,3-dioxygenase, whose protein sequence is MQPEPILDLAHLGHMELLTPKPDESLKFFVDVMGMTVSGRQGESVYLRGWDDYERYSLKLTASKTSGMGHMALRARSQQALERRVAALKGSGFDIGWIDGDMGQGPTFRCRDPDGHIVELYYETEWYQAPPELKPALKNQAQRFPARGVNVRRLDHLNCLAVDIKANREFFENYLGCRLTEQIVLNDGREAAMWLTMSNKSYDFAYSLDHSGVPGRFHHVTYALDSREEILRAADIFLENGVYIETGPHKHAIQQTFFLYVYEPGGNRVEVANAGARLILAPDWKPIVWTEEERKKGQAWGLRTIESFHTHGTPPVDIKKHA, encoded by the coding sequence ATGCAGCCCGAACCGATCCTCGATCTCGCCCATCTCGGTCACATGGAGCTGCTGACGCCGAAACCGGACGAGAGCCTGAAATTCTTCGTCGACGTCATGGGCATGACCGTCAGCGGACGACAAGGCGAGTCGGTCTATTTGCGCGGCTGGGATGACTATGAGCGCTATTCGCTGAAGCTCACGGCGTCGAAGACCTCGGGCATGGGTCACATGGCGCTGCGCGCGCGCAGCCAGCAGGCGCTGGAGCGGCGCGTCGCCGCGCTCAAGGGATCCGGCTTCGACATCGGCTGGATCGACGGTGACATGGGGCAGGGGCCGACCTTCCGCTGCCGCGATCCCGACGGCCACATCGTCGAGCTCTATTACGAGACCGAATGGTATCAGGCTCCGCCCGAGCTGAAGCCTGCGCTGAAGAACCAGGCGCAGCGTTTTCCCGCGCGCGGCGTCAACGTGCGCCGCCTCGACCATCTCAACTGCCTCGCGGTCGATATCAAGGCCAATCGCGAGTTCTTCGAGAACTATCTCGGCTGCCGCCTGACCGAGCAGATCGTGCTCAACGACGGACGCGAAGCCGCGATGTGGCTGACGATGTCGAACAAGAGCTACGATTTTGCCTATTCGCTCGACCACTCCGGCGTGCCCGGCCGCTTCCACCACGTCACCTACGCGCTCGACAGCCGAGAGGAGATCTTGCGCGCTGCCGACATCTTCCTTGAGAACGGCGTCTATATCGAGACCGGCCCGCACAAGCATGCGATCCAGCAGACCTTCTTCCTCTACGTCTATGAGCCCGGCGGCAATCGCGTCGAAGTCGCCAATGCCGGTGCGCGCCTCATCCTCGCACCCGACTGGAAGCCGATCGTATGGACGGAAGAGGAGCGCAAGAAGGGCCAGGCGTGGGGCCTGAGGACGATCGAGTCCTTCCACACCCACGGCACGCCGCCGGTCGACATCAAGAAGCACGCCTAA